From a region of the Deltaproteobacteria bacterium genome:
- a CDS encoding DUF4129 domain-containing protein: VNYSLGMQAQAVSGGWSAARKAGRMFRFGGGAEWTPGARHAAAAAGLAAAALFLLRSALRRRRTMGDGAPGRRARLPAPYARLAARLERAGFRPSPGAPMEEMVGAAVASRPELAENAARFLPLYHRDRFGPVPLAPPLREEAFRRAESLRRGLPTRAARVVE; this comes from the coding sequence GGTCAACTACTCCCTCGGGATGCAGGCGCAGGCCGTCTCCGGGGGGTGGTCCGCCGCCCGGAAGGCGGGGAGGATGTTCCGGTTCGGCGGGGGCGCGGAGTGGACGCCCGGCGCCCGGCACGCGGCGGCCGCGGCGGGACTCGCCGCGGCCGCTCTTTTCCTGCTGCGGAGCGCCTTGCGGCGCCGGAGGACGATGGGAGACGGTGCACCGGGAAGACGCGCCCGCTTGCCGGCCCCGTACGCCCGTCTCGCCGCCCGCCTGGAACGCGCCGGATTCCGCCCATCCCCCGGAGCCCCCATGGAGGAGATGGTCGGGGCTGCGGTAGCGTCGCGGCCGGAACTGGCGGAGAACGCGGCCCGGTTCCTTCCCCTGTACCACCGGGACCGCTTCGGTCCCGTCCCGCTCGCGCCGCCGCTACGGGAGGAGGCGTTCCGTCGGGCGGAGTCGCTTCGAAGGGGGCTCCCGACCCGCGCGGCGCGGGTGGTAGAATGA
- a CDS encoding tetratricopeptide repeat protein: MFLRRLPSGALLLLALCVEAHGGSVVRADSPEEWLRLGLPREAVRSYVALPPAARHGSPALPRLLRDLAGAGKEDEALRLFHEELPRLAEPVRSAAILEAGKIRWRRKEHDEAADLFRRIRPGSPEAQDAAAYVARHLAARGDPGGAIRTLGAAPDGPVKSRLAAEIGRMRGGPESAPPERARESPGADVERASGIPGKVEFLSALARARLSSGDRAGALEAAREGLADIGRWRSAVAAQTLWDGTHPGAEASLAGAVSLFPFGEDVSALEAPGRRFLSLSALHRTLVESRERAASLARDARRRADAVRARIALHSGKRARLEQVEGRFRDDARRSGGVPRRLLLAADELSVTGWGERSDRHTAALLDETAERLSRISAAARKLGSTMRARVAWEDTRGLPPEDQRMIIFARDRLAKAGGTLEALEAKVTLLRAKVWARWKESYAERLSRDFDAAESARARGEEGAARARRIGSRLRGESAELAAWETFLGRMEERMTVDAAALGKARADVHRFAAEALAAARNAAGPAIARKERGLHRLAGRAAAEWFLEGKPAAADNGAGTPPPAMLPEAIRHLEASIPPAGERAPHMDETLYTLAALRFEEAERGYYGGRDGERKDAPDLAVPARLFRKVADDFPGSPYGEAAFYGLSLCLQESGAPDNAAAVLETLLSRYPATRYADEANLRLGEHRFDRYDFPGAETAYRKVRDGAAPEVAITARFKLGWALFLQGRPAEAAEKFTEASLLSAGASRTGGLREEARRMTARSLIEAGAEREAETFLSRRAAAAEGGAVLLEIERLLEAQNRYDEAAAVATRLGAAYPLAPERVSAEEEAAAALRKGGRIDESMSRRGAFHAAFGPGTPWRKSPGRTAAEISRADSLSMEGLTAAGFHFHAAAREKPPGDRSRVLALYDAFLSRFPAAEKSGEVAYQRAWLLFEDGRKRDALPAFEAVARRPSGARGEAARYMAVPCAKDLSSPADAASQGEIVRLAGEYERAYPRGERIRPVLLDRARAHYNRKEWDAAAKAAGESGRRTEDPGDRRTAFRLAGEALFEAGRYPDAEGAFREILAASPPDGERAEAQKWVGFSMFRSAERFPASRGADAGALFLRIAREFPALPIVPEARFRAGAAFADAGRSAEAIDAYRSVETAHADSPLAETATRRLAALYEKTGQPLPAAERLERLSAGEKGGEARAGMLFRSAELYSRGKEEARSRKAYGAAAAVADAPAPLKILSLFRAGESARADGLAIEADSRYDEAVKIHRESGGAAPEIAGRALHRRAEAKLSAYLPIRIAPPLERTYAEKQQALEACVALYADAVRIGDAGTVSASLHRIGEALEDFRAAVLASPPPPELSSAEKEEYLFLLEERAAPIEERAVLSFRNNVRQAAAADHFDDWVAKSRERLRSLRPAVFGKRAEFAFPTVPVPDFVGITERAIP; encoded by the coding sequence GTGTTCCTCCGGCGTCTGCCCTCCGGGGCCTTGCTCCTGCTCGCGCTGTGCGTCGAGGCGCACGGAGGATCCGTCGTCCGCGCCGACTCTCCCGAGGAGTGGCTCCGCCTCGGCCTTCCGAGGGAGGCGGTGCGGAGCTACGTCGCGCTCCCGCCTGCCGCCCGCCACGGGAGCCCCGCGCTCCCCCGGCTCCTGCGCGACCTGGCCGGGGCCGGGAAGGAGGATGAGGCGCTTCGCCTGTTCCACGAGGAGCTCCCCCGTCTCGCGGAACCGGTCCGCTCCGCCGCGATCCTCGAGGCGGGGAAGATCCGATGGCGCAGGAAGGAGCACGACGAGGCCGCGGACCTTTTCCGGCGGATCCGTCCCGGCTCCCCCGAAGCGCAGGATGCCGCCGCGTACGTCGCGCGCCACCTCGCCGCCCGGGGCGATCCGGGAGGGGCGATCCGGACGCTCGGCGCCGCGCCCGACGGGCCGGTGAAATCCCGATTGGCCGCGGAGATCGGGCGGATGCGGGGCGGCCCGGAAAGCGCGCCTCCGGAACGGGCACGGGAGTCCCCCGGGGCGGACGTCGAGCGGGCGTCGGGAATCCCGGGGAAGGTGGAGTTCCTTTCGGCCCTGGCGCGGGCCCGACTTTCGTCCGGCGACCGGGCGGGCGCGCTCGAGGCGGCCCGGGAAGGGCTCGCGGACATCGGCCGGTGGCGTTCCGCCGTCGCGGCGCAGACCCTGTGGGACGGCACGCATCCGGGGGCGGAAGCTTCGCTTGCGGGGGCGGTCTCCCTGTTCCCCTTCGGCGAGGACGTATCGGCGCTCGAGGCGCCGGGGCGGCGGTTTCTCTCCCTTTCCGCCCTTCACCGCACCCTGGTCGAATCCCGGGAGCGGGCCGCGTCGTTGGCCCGGGATGCGCGGCGCCGGGCGGATGCGGTCCGGGCCCGGATCGCGCTGCATTCCGGGAAACGGGCGAGGCTCGAGCAGGTCGAGGGCCGTTTCCGGGACGACGCCCGGCGGTCCGGCGGCGTCCCGCGCCGCCTGCTCCTCGCGGCGGACGAACTCTCCGTGACCGGGTGGGGGGAGCGGTCCGACCGCCATACGGCGGCCCTGCTCGACGAGACCGCGGAGAGGCTCTCGCGGATTTCCGCCGCCGCGAGGAAGCTCGGATCGACGATGCGGGCGAGAGTCGCCTGGGAGGACACGCGGGGGCTCCCCCCGGAGGACCAGAGGATGATCATCTTCGCCCGGGACCGCCTCGCGAAGGCGGGCGGGACGCTCGAGGCGCTGGAGGCGAAGGTGACGCTGCTGCGGGCGAAGGTATGGGCACGGTGGAAGGAATCGTACGCGGAACGCCTCTCCCGGGATTTCGACGCCGCGGAGAGCGCGAGGGCGCGGGGGGAGGAAGGAGCGGCGCGCGCGCGGCGGATCGGGAGCCGTCTGCGCGGGGAGTCCGCGGAGCTCGCGGCGTGGGAGACCTTTCTGGGAAGGATGGAGGAGCGGATGACGGTCGACGCGGCGGCCCTCGGAAAAGCCCGCGCCGACGTCCACCGGTTCGCGGCGGAGGCGCTCGCGGCCGCCCGGAACGCCGCCGGGCCGGCGATCGCGCGGAAGGAGCGCGGGCTTCACCGCCTCGCCGGGCGCGCGGCGGCGGAGTGGTTCCTCGAGGGGAAACCCGCGGCGGCCGACAACGGCGCGGGGACGCCGCCGCCCGCGATGCTCCCGGAGGCGATCCGCCACCTCGAGGCGTCCATCCCGCCCGCGGGGGAACGCGCCCCGCACATGGACGAAACGCTGTACACGCTGGCGGCCCTCCGCTTCGAGGAGGCGGAGCGCGGTTATTACGGGGGGCGGGACGGGGAACGGAAGGATGCGCCGGACCTGGCGGTCCCCGCCCGCCTGTTCCGCAAGGTGGCCGACGACTTCCCCGGGAGCCCCTACGGCGAGGCCGCCTTCTACGGCCTCTCCCTCTGCCTGCAGGAGTCGGGGGCTCCCGACAACGCGGCCGCCGTCCTGGAGACGCTCCTCTCGCGATACCCCGCCACGCGGTACGCGGACGAGGCGAACCTGCGCCTCGGGGAGCACCGGTTCGACCGGTACGATTTCCCCGGTGCCGAGACGGCGTACCGGAAGGTGCGGGACGGGGCGGCGCCGGAAGTCGCGATCACCGCCCGCTTCAAGCTCGGCTGGGCGCTGTTCCTCCAGGGACGACCGGCGGAGGCGGCGGAGAAGTTCACGGAGGCGTCGCTCCTGTCGGCCGGCGCCTCCAGGACCGGCGGCCTTCGGGAAGAGGCCCGGCGGATGACGGCCCGCTCCCTGATCGAGGCCGGCGCGGAACGGGAGGCGGAGACGTTCCTTTCCCGCCGCGCCGCCGCCGCCGAAGGGGGCGCGGTCCTCCTGGAGATCGAGCGGCTGCTGGAGGCGCAGAACCGGTACGACGAGGCGGCGGCGGTCGCGACCCGCCTGGGGGCGGCCTACCCGCTCGCCCCCGAGCGGGTATCCGCCGAGGAGGAGGCGGCCGCGGCGCTCCGGAAGGGCGGGAGGATCGACGAGAGCATGTCGCGCCGGGGAGCGTTTCACGCCGCCTTCGGTCCCGGCACGCCGTGGCGGAAATCCCCCGGACGGACCGCCGCCGAGATATCCCGCGCGGACTCCCTCTCCATGGAAGGTCTCACCGCGGCCGGCTTCCATTTCCACGCCGCCGCACGGGAGAAGCCTCCGGGTGACCGTTCCCGCGTCCTCGCCCTGTACGACGCGTTCCTTTCCCGTTTCCCCGCGGCGGAGAAGTCCGGAGAGGTGGCGTACCAGCGGGCGTGGCTCCTGTTCGAGGACGGGAGGAAGCGGGACGCCTTGCCGGCGTTCGAGGCGGTGGCCCGGCGCCCATCGGGGGCCCGCGGCGAGGCGGCGCGGTACATGGCGGTCCCGTGCGCCAAGGACCTCTCGTCTCCCGCCGACGCGGCGTCGCAGGGGGAAATCGTGCGCCTGGCGGGAGAGTACGAGCGGGCGTACCCCCGGGGCGAGCGCATCCGGCCGGTTCTTCTGGACCGCGCGCGCGCGCACTACAACCGGAAGGAGTGGGACGCGGCGGCGAAGGCGGCGGGGGAGTCGGGGCGGCGGACCGAAGATCCCGGCGACCGCAGGACGGCGTTCCGGTTGGCGGGCGAGGCGCTCTTCGAGGCGGGTCGATACCCGGACGCGGAAGGCGCGTTCCGCGAGATCCTCGCCGCGTCGCCCCCCGACGGGGAACGCGCGGAGGCGCAGAAGTGGGTCGGCTTCTCGATGTTCCGCTCGGCGGAACGGTTCCCCGCTTCGCGCGGCGCGGACGCGGGCGCCCTGTTCCTCCGGATCGCCCGGGAGTTTCCGGCGCTCCCGATCGTTCCCGAGGCCCGTTTCCGCGCCGGCGCCGCGTTCGCGGACGCGGGGAGGAGCGCGGAGGCGATCGACGCGTACCGGTCCGTCGAAACGGCGCACGCGGATTCCCCGCTGGCGGAAACCGCCACCCGGCGCCTCGCGGCGCTGTACGAGAAGACCGGACAGCCGCTGCCGGCGGCGGAGCGGCTGGAGCGCCTGTCGGCGGGAGAGAAAGGCGGCGAAGCGAGGGCCGGCATGCTCTTCCGGTCGGCGGAGCTGTACTCTCGCGGGAAGGAGGAGGCCCGATCGAGGAAGGCGTACGGAGCGGCCGCCGCGGTCGCCGACGCGCCGGCGCCGCTGAAGATCCTTTCCCTCTTCCGGGCCGGCGAGAGCGCCCGGGCGGATGGGCTTGCGATCGAGGCGGACAGCCGGTACGACGAGGCGGTGAAAATCCACCGGGAATCGGGAGGGGCGGCGCCGGAGATCGCGGGGCGCGCGCTCCACCGGCGCGCCGAGGCGAAATTGAGCGCATACCTGCCGATCCGCATCGCGCCGCCGCTCGAGCGGACGTACGCGGAGAAGCAGCAGGCGCTCGAGGCGTGCGTCGCCCTGTACGCGGACGCGGTCCGGATCGGTGACGCCGGAACCGTGTCCGCCTCCCTTCATCGGATCGGGGAGGCGCTCGAGGATTTCCGCGCGGCCGTCCTGGCCTCCCCTCCCCCGCCGGAGCTTTCTTCCGCGGAGAAGGAGGAGTATCTCTTCCTGCTGGAGGAGCGGGCCGCCCCGATCGAGGAGCGCGCCGTCCTGAGCTTCCGGAACAACGTGCGCCAGGCGGCCGCCGCGGACCATTTCGACGACTGGGTGGCGAAGAGCCGGGAACGCCTTCGGTCGTTGCGGCCCGCCGTATTCGGAAAGCGGGCCGAGTTCGCCTTCCCGACCGTTCCGGTCCCCGACTTCGTCGGGATCACGGAGAGGGCGATCCCGTGA
- a CDS encoding tetratricopeptide repeat protein, protein MTRKPISIAVAALFAVLHAGCAPQRAALLPAPPSEVRRTAPGTASVPSGASPAPGPDYGSLYRESLTRTRDLLRAGEARKAVPLWDALEKTPFAAEAFFNRGVLLQLSGDRDGAESQYRRAASPPLLSEPAAANLLGIALLRGDREKLREFVDNAVKPVTALPGDRLPELSSNLFAALIDLARVEEAETAYGRLSARGTATPSLPWNRAVLAYRKGDPVDARRYAAAVPPSVAALWPVAASRVAWERDPSNVPPLSDDGSAEPRIRSLSANLEAHRAWTKGEYAAARDLLRSAAGERPSGESLTNLGVVLAEMGKWKEALGALERSAKEAPNLPEAWLNLGLFREMYLGDAPGAILCYERYVRLNGPRKEEASRWSEGLKKSQPSR, encoded by the coding sequence GTGACGCGAAAACCGATATCCATCGCGGTCGCCGCCCTGTTCGCCGTCCTGCACGCGGGATGCGCCCCGCAGCGGGCCGCGCTCCTGCCCGCTCCTCCGTCCGAGGTCCGGAGGACGGCGCCCGGAACCGCCTCCGTCCCCTCCGGCGCCTCCCCCGCGCCCGGGCCGGATTACGGATCGTTGTACCGGGAATCGTTGACCCGGACCCGCGACCTGCTGCGGGCGGGGGAGGCGCGGAAGGCGGTGCCGCTGTGGGACGCGCTGGAGAAGACCCCGTTCGCCGCCGAAGCCTTTTTCAACCGCGGAGTGCTCCTCCAGCTCTCCGGAGATCGAGACGGGGCGGAATCGCAGTATCGACGCGCCGCGTCCCCCCCGCTCCTGTCGGAGCCCGCGGCCGCGAACCTTCTCGGCATCGCGCTGCTCCGGGGCGATCGGGAGAAGCTGCGCGAGTTCGTCGACAACGCCGTGAAGCCGGTCACGGCGCTCCCGGGCGACCGCCTCCCCGAACTCTCCTCCAACCTTTTCGCTGCGCTGATCGACCTGGCGCGCGTCGAGGAGGCGGAAACGGCTTACGGGAGATTGTCGGCAAGGGGGACGGCCACCCCTTCCCTGCCCTGGAACCGGGCCGTGCTGGCGTATCGAAAGGGAGATCCGGTGGACGCGCGGAGGTACGCCGCGGCCGTTCCGCCCTCGGTGGCGGCGCTGTGGCCGGTGGCGGCCTCCCGCGTGGCGTGGGAGCGGGACCCGTCGAATGTCCCGCCGCTTTCCGACGACGGTTCCGCCGAACCGCGGATCCGGTCGCTCTCCGCCAATCTCGAGGCGCACCGCGCATGGACAAAGGGCGAATACGCCGCCGCCCGGGACCTGCTCCGGTCGGCCGCCGGGGAACGGCCATCCGGCGAATCCCTGACGAATTTGGGAGTCGTCCTTGCCGAAATGGGAAAATGGAAGGAAGCGCTGGGGGCGCTGGAACGGTCGGCGAAAGAGGCGCCGAACCTGCCGGAGGCGTGGCTGAACCTCGGGCTGTTCCGGGAGATGTACCTCGGTGACGCTCCGGGAGCCATCCTGTGCTACGAACGGTACGTGCGGCTGAACGGTCCGAGAAAGGAGGAGGCGTCGAGGTGGTCCGAGGGACTGAAAAAATCGCAACCGTCGCGCTGA
- a CDS encoding TonB family protein produces the protein MNFDVRPDGIVVLPGDRVPPFFRIAVALSVALHFAVLMTSPYWQSRPDAGERIVEIDIAEMPKEEVPAIPEVRVRAPEAVPPPPPRPSAAAMEPPSPAETAPPSREAIREKVASRGILKMLGEKGAADPLPSIRLPGDLRPSPPRANPSPGDYVPRPVEEGGKARNPGIERQIAAAPRAQKTMVSQTFRTDSGLEAEISGASDEPSRSFQAIAATVKQYQGGIRYVYNRELLVNPNLAGKMMVAFVILPDGTVDSVEVRQSTLGWPALDDAVKGRMRHWKFPRGAGGPVRVVFPFVFHPEM, from the coding sequence TTGAATTTCGACGTCCGCCCCGACGGCATCGTCGTCCTCCCCGGCGACCGGGTTCCGCCGTTTTTCCGCATCGCGGTCGCGCTGTCGGTCGCGTTGCACTTCGCCGTCCTGATGACCAGTCCCTACTGGCAGAGCCGGCCGGATGCGGGGGAGCGGATCGTCGAGATCGACATCGCCGAGATGCCGAAGGAGGAGGTCCCCGCCATCCCCGAGGTGCGGGTCCGCGCGCCGGAAGCGGTCCCCCCGCCCCCGCCGAGGCCGTCCGCCGCGGCGATGGAACCGCCCTCCCCGGCCGAGACCGCGCCGCCCAGCCGGGAGGCGATCCGCGAAAAGGTGGCTTCCCGGGGGATCCTGAAGATGCTCGGGGAAAAAGGGGCCGCGGATCCGCTTCCGTCCATCCGGCTTCCCGGCGATCTGCGCCCGTCCCCCCCCCGCGCGAATCCGTCCCCCGGCGACTACGTTCCCCGCCCGGTCGAGGAAGGGGGGAAGGCGAGGAACCCGGGGATCGAGCGGCAGATCGCGGCCGCGCCTCGGGCGCAGAAGACCATGGTCTCGCAGACGTTCCGCACCGACTCCGGGCTGGAGGCGGAGATCTCCGGGGCATCCGACGAGCCGTCGCGGTCGTTCCAGGCGATCGCGGCGACCGTGAAGCAGTACCAGGGCGGAATCCGGTACGTGTACAATCGGGAGCTGCTCGTGAACCCGAACCTCGCGGGGAAGATGATGGTCGCGTTCGTCATCCTCCCGGACGGGACCGTCGACTCGGTGGAGGTGCGCCAGAGCACCCTCGGCTGGCCCGCCCTGGACGACGCGGTGAAGGGGCGGATGCGCCACTGGAAATTCCCCCGCGGGGCCGGAGGACCGGTCCGAGTGGTGTTCCCCTTCGTCTTCCACCCAGAGATGTGA
- a CDS encoding HEAT repeat domain-containing protein — translation MRSILPLIPILASLLLPASAFPGPATPAAPASRGDAADRLARIERAMWERDDGEIPSLREWAAGDGNERVRERAVGALTLLRDMGSRMLFFDRLSADASPAVRRAAADAIGTLGIPVDRIDRLTGPLQKDPDVMVRAECARAIGRIGARQAAGILIYALAGDPSPEVRALSADALARLGAKEGGEILRSAALADGNTVVRLAAVRALRHLSPQESIETFRAVWREGPDTDLRLEAYQGLLATRERSEWIRQGLEEKDPVVRAVAVREWLLMLDLPRRKDRLVRRSGEILMLEGLLKDPAGNIREMSRGVLESLGFKVRATGFSYAIVEE, via the coding sequence GTGCGATCCATCCTCCCCCTCATCCCGATCCTTGCCTCCCTCCTCCTTCCCGCGTCCGCCTTCCCCGGACCGGCGACGCCTGCCGCTCCCGCCTCCCGTGGGGACGCGGCGGACCGGTTGGCGAGGATCGAGCGCGCGATGTGGGAGAGGGACGACGGCGAGATCCCGTCGCTCCGGGAATGGGCCGCGGGGGACGGAAACGAAAGGGTGCGGGAGCGGGCGGTCGGCGCCCTGACCCTGCTTCGGGACATGGGATCCCGTATGCTGTTTTTCGATCGCCTGTCGGCCGACGCGTCGCCCGCGGTCCGCAGGGCCGCCGCGGATGCGATCGGCACGCTGGGAATCCCCGTCGACCGGATCGACCGCCTGACCGGCCCGCTCCAGAAGGATCCCGACGTCATGGTCCGCGCCGAGTGCGCCCGCGCCATCGGCCGGATCGGCGCCCGGCAGGCGGCGGGAATCCTCATCTACGCGCTGGCCGGCGACCCGTCCCCGGAAGTTCGGGCGCTCAGCGCGGATGCGCTTGCGCGGCTGGGCGCGAAGGAGGGCGGGGAGATTCTCCGTTCCGCCGCGCTCGCGGACGGGAACACGGTCGTCCGGCTCGCGGCGGTCCGCGCCCTGCGGCACCTTTCGCCGCAGGAGTCCATCGAGACGTTCCGCGCCGTATGGCGGGAGGGTCCGGACACGGATCTCCGCCTCGAGGCGTACCAGGGGCTGCTCGCGACCCGCGAGAGATCGGAGTGGATCCGGCAGGGGCTCGAGGAGAAGGACCCGGTCGTGCGCGCGGTGGCCGTCCGGGAGTGGCTGCTGATGCTCGACCTCCCCAGGAGAAAGGATCGCCTCGTGCGGCGTTCCGGCGAGATCCTGATGCTCGAAGGGCTGCTCAAGGATCCGGCCGGGAACATCCGGGAAATGTCCCGGGGCGTCCTCGAAAGCCTGGGGTTCAAGGTGCGCGCCACGGGATTCTCCTACGCCATCGTGGAGGAATGA
- a CDS encoding YifB family Mg chelatase-like AAA ATPase has product MLVRARSFAVLGVDALPVEVETDISHGLPSYTVVGLPGSSVRESDDRIRAAIRNSGLLFPGRKLTVNLAPADLRKDGALLDLPIALSVLCAAGILPGEALGKWIIAGELSLDGSVRPVRGALSQALLARDLAVPGVVVPEGNEEEARLVPGVRVAAVRSLREAAALLAGETPCPAAAGIPGARGSEPVGTPDMSDVVGQPMARRVLEIGAAGGHAMLLLGPPGCGKTMLAERMPGILPDLTPSESLETTRIYSAAGEPPWPRPLLRRPFRAPHSSITAAALLGGGNPPRAGEVSFAHGGVLFLDEFSEFRPEAREALRQPIESGEIRISRAGHRYRFPCRFLLLAASNACPCGNAGHPRKVCRCSPGGLERFHRKFSGPLLDRIDLAVSVLPVAVEEWSGESIGESSEAVRRRVVACRAIQEARYAGRACRTNGTVRASTAELLRELSPEARTFLTRAAERLSLSGRAIGKACRVARTIADLSGEPRVLLPHAGESLQYRLAGFEIAGGERREGDGYSRSAMSQNTFST; this is encoded by the coding sequence GTGCTCGTCCGCGCCCGGTCCTTCGCCGTCCTCGGCGTCGACGCCCTCCCCGTCGAGGTCGAAACCGACATCTCCCACGGCCTGCCGTCCTACACGGTGGTCGGCCTCCCCGGCAGCTCGGTCCGGGAAAGCGACGACCGGATCCGGGCCGCCATCCGGAATTCGGGGCTCCTGTTCCCCGGGAGGAAGTTGACCGTCAACCTCGCCCCGGCGGACCTCCGGAAGGACGGGGCGCTCCTCGATCTTCCGATCGCCCTCTCGGTGCTGTGCGCGGCGGGCATTCTTCCCGGGGAGGCTCTGGGAAAGTGGATCATCGCGGGGGAACTCTCCCTCGACGGCTCGGTCCGGCCGGTCCGCGGCGCGCTCTCCCAGGCGCTGCTCGCGCGGGATCTCGCGGTGCCGGGGGTCGTCGTCCCGGAAGGGAACGAGGAGGAGGCCCGGCTGGTCCCCGGAGTCCGCGTGGCGGCCGTCCGGTCGCTCCGGGAGGCGGCGGCGCTCCTCGCGGGAGAGACGCCCTGCCCCGCGGCCGCGGGGATTCCCGGCGCCCGCGGGAGCGAACCGGTGGGGACGCCGGACATGTCGGACGTGGTCGGCCAGCCGATGGCGCGCAGGGTCCTCGAGATCGGGGCGGCCGGCGGCCATGCGATGCTCCTGCTGGGACCCCCGGGATGCGGGAAGACGATGCTGGCCGAGCGGATGCCCGGGATCCTGCCCGACCTCACCCCTTCCGAGTCGCTCGAAACCACGCGGATCTACAGCGCGGCCGGGGAACCGCCATGGCCCCGTCCCCTGCTTCGGCGCCCGTTCCGCGCGCCCCACTCGTCGATCACGGCCGCCGCTCTCCTGGGCGGCGGGAATCCGCCGCGCGCCGGGGAGGTTTCGTTCGCGCACGGGGGTGTCCTGTTCCTCGACGAGTTCTCCGAATTCCGGCCGGAGGCGAGGGAGGCGCTGCGGCAGCCGATCGAGTCGGGGGAGATCCGGATATCCCGTGCGGGGCACCGGTACCGGTTCCCCTGCCGGTTCCTGCTGCTGGCGGCGTCCAACGCGTGCCCTTGCGGGAACGCCGGGCACCCCCGGAAGGTCTGCCGATGCTCCCCCGGGGGCCTGGAGCGGTTCCATCGGAAATTCTCCGGCCCCCTGCTCGACCGGATCGACCTCGCGGTTTCCGTCCTCCCGGTCGCCGTGGAGGAGTGGTCCGGCGAATCGATCGGGGAGAGTTCGGAGGCGGTCCGCCGAAGGGTCGTCGCGTGCCGGGCGATCCAGGAGGCGCGGTACGCCGGGCGGGCATGCCGGACGAACGGGACGGTCCGCGCCTCCACCGCGGAGCTGCTGCGGGAGCTGTCCCCCGAGGCGCGGACATTCCTCACCCGGGCCGCGGAGCGGCTGTCCCTTTCGGGAAGGGCCATCGGGAAGGCGTGCCGGGTCGCCCGCACGATCGCCGATCTTTCGGGCGAGCCCCGCGTCCTGCTTCCCCACGCCGGAGAAAGCCTTCAGTACCGCCTCGCGGGGTTCGAGATCGCGGGAGGAGAACGACGGGAGGGGGACGGTTACAGCCGGTCGGCGATGTCCCAGAACACCTTCTCGACGTAG
- a CDS encoding NAD(P)-binding domain-containing protein, which yields MSTAKTQGITTPSADIYYYTKSPGRALRMADVLIVGGGPAGLLLSHFFREHGIPHRVLERGKIAQAWRDMRPGMVLLSPSVPGTDWTSLTLTRPLWGLPGTRRPFPSREDFLCYVDSFARENRLSVEERKGATAARAVDGGFAVSTVDGEESRCRFLVIATGASSVPCFPEVPGIAGNPFVVHSCDFVDCMGYDRKKVLVIGGGNSAAELCIQLAGTARVTLCTRNPLRYFSESGDLEHIRGSSESVLKELFRFRILSLREADPVVSVADRTVRFLGGEVEEFDWIVCATGYSPRWIPIEGGVVGIGEKGYPRISPVGESTVPGLYFCGSLARFHRRCAFIHGFRNYVEKVFWDIADRL from the coding sequence GTGTCAACAGCGAAAACCCAAGGGATAACCACCCCCTCCGCCGATATATACTACTACACGAAGTCGCCGGGGAGGGCATTGCGGATGGCGGACGTGCTGATCGTCGGGGGAGGGCCGGCGGGGCTGCTCCTTTCCCATTTCTTCCGGGAGCACGGGATCCCGCACAGGGTCCTGGAGCGGGGGAAGATCGCGCAGGCGTGGCGCGACATGCGTCCCGGCATGGTCCTTCTCTCCCCGTCCGTTCCGGGGACCGACTGGACCTCGCTCACCCTCACCCGCCCGCTCTGGGGACTCCCGGGGACGCGTCGCCCCTTTCCCTCCCGCGAGGATTTCCTCTGCTACGTGGATTCGTTCGCCAGGGAGAACCGGCTGTCGGTCGAGGAGCGCAAGGGGGCGACCGCCGCGAGGGCGGTGGATGGAGGGTTCGCCGTCTCGACCGTCGACGGGGAGGAATCCCGGTGCCGCTTCCTGGTGATCGCGACGGGTGCGTCGTCGGTCCCCTGTTTTCCGGAAGTCCCGGGGATCGCCGGCAATCCGTTCGTCGTCCACTCCTGCGATTTCGTGGACTGCATGGGGTACGACCGGAAGAAGGTGCTCGTGATCGGCGGCGGGAATTCGGCGGCGGAGCTGTGCATCCAGCTCGCGGGAACCGCGCGGGTCACCCTGTGCACCCGGAACCCGTTGCGGTACTTCAGCGAGTCGGGGGACCTGGAGCACATCCGCGGATCGTCCGAGAGCGTCCTCAAGGAACTCTTCCGATTCCGGATCCTGTCGCTGCGCGAGGCGGACCCGGTCGTCTCGGTCGCGGACCGGACCGTCCGGTTCCTCGGCGGGGAGGTCGAGGAGTTCGACTGGATCGTCTGCGCCACCGGGTACAGCCCCCGATGGATCCCGATCGAGGGAGGAGTCGTCGGGATCGGCGAGAAGGGATATCCTAGGATCTCGCCGGTCGGCGAGTCGACCGTGCCGGGGCTGTACTTCTGCGGGTCGCTGGCGAGGTTCCACCGCCGTTGCGCGTTCATCCACGGTTTCCGCAACTACGTCGAGAAGGTGTTCTGGGACATCGCCGACCGGCTGTAA
- the rplU gene encoding 50S ribosomal protein L21 encodes MYAVIRTGGKQLRVSPGDVINVEKLEVEPGSVVELTEVLMVATDAGTTVGTPTVGGAAVLCKAVRNGKGRKIHIYKYKRRKGFARRQGHRQPFTTLSVTEIRVA; translated from the coding sequence ATGTACGCCGTCATCCGCACGGGAGGGAAGCAGCTTCGCGTCTCCCCGGGCGACGTGATCAACGTGGAGAAACTCGAGGTGGAACCGGGATCCGTCGTGGAACTGACGGAAGTCCTCATGGTCGCCACCGACGCCGGTACGACCGTCGGCACCCCCACCGTGGGCGGGGCCGCCGTGTTGTGCAAGGCGGTGCGCAACGGGAAGGGCAGGAAGATCCACATATACAAGTACAAGCGGCGGAAAGGATTCGCCCGCCGGCAGGGGCACCGCCAGCCGTTCACAACGCTTTCCGTGACCGAGATCCGGGTCGCCTGA